The following nucleotide sequence is from uncultured Draconibacterium sp..
GCGATGAGTATTTCGACGGGACAGTTCCCAGCACCACGGCCCATTCCCAGCATAGTGGCATCGAGCATGGTAACACCGTTCATCAGCGAAGTTACGGTGTTAGACATGGCCAGTTGCATGTTGTTGTGTGCATGAATTCCCAACTCTTTCTCGGGCAAGGCAGTAGCATATTTTTTTACCAGCTTCTCAATACTTTCGCAATACAAGCTTCCAAAACTGTCTACAACATAAATAATAGGTACGCGTGATTTTGCAAGGTCAGCCAATGCTTCATCCAAATCTGCTTCGTTTACTTTCGAAACGGCCATCAGGTTAATGGTAACTTCGTAGCCTTTATCCATACAGTGTTCGGCCAGCCAAATAGCTTTATCTACCTGATGGCAATAACAGGCCACACGCATCATGTCAATCAGGCTTTCGTTTGCCGGCGGAATATCTTCCGGAGCAATACGGCCAATATCGGCCATTGCCGAAAGTTTCAGGTTGGTATCGTTATCGCCAACAACGCGACGCAGATCTTTGTCATCGCAAAATTTCCACGGACCAACTTCGTCTCTCGAAAAAGCCGATTCGCTGCTTTTGTAGCCAATTTCCATGTAATCAACACCTGCTTCAACGCAACCTTTATAAACGCCACGAACAAAATCGTCGCTAAATTGCCATTTGTTCATCAGTCCGCCGTCGCGAACTGTACAGTCCATTACTTTTATGTCTGCTTTATACATTATTTGCTGTTTTTAATTTTTAATAAGTTCATTTCGTGATTAATGTTGCTCTCCACCAAAAGCGTGTATATCTGCTCAAAAACGTCGGCATTTAATCCTTTCGATTCTGCCCAATCTCTACGCTGCTGAATTACTGCATCTTTTCTTTCTTGTGCAATAATGGCGTCTTTATCGTTTTTAAAGTGAACAACGGCTTCGACGTATTTATGCCGCTCGGCAAAAAGCAAAATGATGTGTTCATCAATTTTGTCAATCTCATTTCTTAGTT
It contains:
- a CDS encoding chorismate mutase; this encodes MGFKHPEDCHSLEELRNEIDKIDEHIILLFAERHKYVEAVVHFKNDKDAIIAQERKDAVIQQRRDWAESKGLNADVFEQIYTLLVESNINHEMNLLKIKNSK
- a CDS encoding aldolase catalytic domain-containing protein produces the protein MYKADIKVMDCTVRDGGLMNKWQFSDDFVRGVYKGCVEAGVDYMEIGYKSSESAFSRDEVGPWKFCDDKDLRRVVGDNDTNLKLSAMADIGRIAPEDIPPANESLIDMMRVACYCHQVDKAIWLAEHCMDKGYEVTINLMAVSKVNEADLDEALADLAKSRVPIIYVVDSFGSLYCESIEKLVKKYATALPEKELGIHAHNNMQLAMSNTVTSLMNGVTMLDATMLGMGRGAGNCPVEILIAFLKNPKYRLLPLLEAIQTHVKPWQEKIDWGYHIPYLITGALNEHPRSAMQWMDSDKKDDFVSFMKEMHDYELLE